Genomic window (Nymphaea colorata isolate Beijing-Zhang1983 chromosome 1, ASM883128v2, whole genome shotgun sequence):
ATGCCGAAGTTCTTCGAATTTAAAGTTACAATCCTTAAAGTTACAATACAGATGGAAAGAGGGGCTTTTAGGGATCTCAATTTGCCCCAATCCCTTCTCCTTTCACTCGCAGATCAAGATCGAAAAAACAcgagaaagaaaaaccaaaattcatcAACTCAGGGTACTAAAAGCAGAAGGGCCAATGAGTTGTAGATAGTTTATTTTCGTctaaagagagggagagatgtgACCTCTGGGGAGAGCCGTTTGCAATGGCCACACCACGGGGCGTAGAAATCGACGAAGACGTAGTCCAAAGAAGAGATGGCGGAGTCGAAATTGGATTCATCGAGTTCTAAAACACTACCATCTATCTTGAACTGATCGGAAGCGCGGAGAGCAATCAACTGCAGAGCACCAACCACGACGAAGGTAACCCACGtgaaagaagaataagaagaagaaggaccCATGATCAAACCCAACCTCCCTATATGCCGCTGCCGTTCTCACGAGAAACCCAACATCCGCAAAGATCAAAATAATCAATGACTCtgctcctttctcttcttcctctttcttctctgaCAGCGCCCGCTCGCTCTGGGTGAAGTTCTCTGGGATGAAGAAAGACGTCAAGTTTGATGGAAGTGCGTTTATATGGTAGGAGAAGTAGCAGCGTCGATTGTATAACTGATCGATTTGGTAACGCTGCAATCACCCTATTCAGAACGAGAGTTGGTGTTTTTAGAGGGATGCTGAGAAGAAAGCTTGACCGAAGGTCACAGGGTCATAGAACTCGGTTCGGTGAACTATGTAACAAGCGTAATCTTATACTGCAAATAAGATGCAAACCGCTAACACGTAACTTTGCCGTTtcctagtatatatatatatagaaaatgcaagaagaaaggtttactttcatttattctcattcttttcatttttctccccTCTGCCACTTAGatattaaaatcattcatttaaGTGCATTTAATGCATAGTTTAAGCTAAGACACTTAGTTTAAGTAGCCAGATGATACAGAAGACTACTGACCTTAATGTCAATTTCTTACGAGCAAGCCAACTATAATTCTTCATTTTATTGAGAACTGCAGTTTGCATTGCTCCAATTTGGTGATTTAGGTTAAATTTGCAAAATTCcctttttaaatataatatatataaaatgattttaataaattaaaatagaaaaagaatgAGTCCAAAATGGAGTGTAATTGAAGGATTCTTACGTAACATCGAACTCATTTTGTTCAAGAGGTAACTATGAAAGATGCTAACCGTAGCTAACGAAGCAGAAGGTATTCTTAAGAGGTGCAACCAATAGAAATGAATTTGTAACTTTGTGGAGCAGCGAATTTGTCAATTTGCCGGCATCTGACGGATGAATTGGTAGAAGCATGTTCCTTCtctattgattacatattaaaatcAGAAATCATGAAGCATGTCAAGTGTGCAACTACGACGTGTTTTATTAACTATATGAACGTCATCTATGCGGCTGATTGTAAAAGACAAGAACCAACCATCCCCTGAATTGTTTCCATATCTTCCTTCCGTTTTGTTCTTCCGGAAAACTAATTTATTATGAAATGGcatgaaatattttcttgaCAATCTGTTGCCATCATTAGTTGCATGGTATGGTATCGATCACTCCTGCACTGCGTTAGTACAAATGCAAGTCCATGCACGAGTATGAAAAGTACAACATAAACATTTTCTATAATCGTCGACGGGATGTGGACAGGTACATATTCCTCCATGCATTAACTTTCACCAACCTTCCTTCATTTTGATACAGACAATAACACTCAATTTGAGATGCTTATGTCATAACATTTCCCTGCACCAAACTAAGGATTTGAAGCAATATAGTCTACTGTACGAAACTTGgccatcttcttctccatggCCCCCGCCCTTGGCTCGCTTCGCTTTCAGTTCAAGCTCTACCCGCGGCCTTCCTCACTTGTTTGCCCTTCACCCCTCTCAATTACTCTGTCTGCCCTTGCTCAATCTGCTTCACAAATAGTATCCTGAAATTTTGACATGAAGATACCTGTAGCTTGAAGATTCATAATCTACAACTAGGATGGTTTTTCTCTGTTAATATGGAAGCAACAGGTGGAGTTAGTAGAGGAAAACCTTGCTTGTTTTGTGTGTTTAGAGTTACATTAGATAAAGCAATTTGTCGTCACGATCTAACATATTTACATTTGTCATCTATTAAGAGTTTCACCAACCCAAGAAATGTCAGTGAAGAGTAGCGAAATTTGAGATGGCTCGACCTGACCACATATTTTAGGTGCCTAATCCTTCTCAACAGCTATTCCTACAACTCATTGATGCAATTAGACAAGGACAGTAACATTTTCAGACACAAGGAATGAGTAGTAAATTGGGCGAGACTTCTCTGAAATTTATAGCCTTCAAGAATCCTTATGTTTTCAGAACATCCATGAACGTGATCTGCATCTGAACTGGTCTTCTCACTAGctcagttttcaaatttcaaattcctTTTACGGGGTTCAATTATTGTCTTACCTTTAGTTACCATTCCAATTCCATAGGTTTTTGATTCAACACATCCGAAATAAGTAATGGACAActtcaaatgaatttcaaaggAAAGTAAGTTCGTATAACAGATATTGCTGAAACAATCTTCAGAGCCAATGTTAAACATTGTTTCCATGTGTGCATTGCCTCTAGGGATTTGAAAGAGTACTCTCGAAGAGATGCGACTCAAAAACCTTGAAATTATTTTCACTCACAATGAATACAGATTGTTCTGCAATAGATTCTTCATATAAGAACTTCTCAATCTTCCACACCACCAGGGAGAAGCTTTCCAGCTGTTTGGGATCTCAAGCTCACGGTACCAAAATTTCTGACTGCAGCAGGAATCACCCTTGATGGAGACAAGACTTCAGCAAAAGAGAGGTTGTATGAGTCTGTTCCAAGGCGGCTTTGCAGCCATCCTCTACTACCAGAGAATCCATCAGCCAGGACCCAACAGTTCTTGAAACCGAGCCCAGTTAACAATTTTGCCACGGCTTTCGAATTGTCAGAATACCTGCACAGTAAACATTAATGCTGAAAAAACTTCAGTGCCTGAGTTATCATTTTTATTAAGTTTAcaggaaacaaagaaaatgacagGAACGGTGAAAAACCCAAGCTACAAAAGTCAATACAGAAGAAGTAGGAAAGCCTGTGATGTGctgaaaattaaagaagaaacaagTCACTGTATTTCAATATCTCATGGAGGAGCTTTCCTATTAAAGGTAAACCAAGTTCGTAAGAGGCTGCATTTCACAAAGGATTTGTTTAATAGAGGCTTTCTCTGTCAAGATTTCTAAAAACTTAACTTCCATAAGAAAAATCTCGTAACACAAATGCTTTGAGTTCAACTAGCAGAAAAAGTCAAGAATTTTGTGCTAATAAAAGCTTAACATAAATAACAGTCACCCACGAGTCCATGATCACAATGTTTGATCCTTTGTTAACTCGTTTGAGATATGAGATCTTTAGAGCAGCTATTTCAGCTTCCACCTTCTTTGAATTTCTCACAATGTTTCGAATATTACTTGGAAGTTCTTCCAAACTGCGAAAGAAGAATGACAGAAACCATAAACAAGTTCAAGCATCATTATTTGAGCTTCAGTTATTAAAACATCAAGGTACGTGATTACTAGATAGAAGTCACTCACGGTACAGAGATGAGTTTGTTCTTAGCACTAGATGGTAAGCGAGGAATTCCAGCTTTGTTTTTGTCCTTCTCTGAGCGTATGTCTATCAGAAGATGATCTTGTGAGCAGACGAGATCAAGTGCTTGAGCAGGACTGAGGTCACCTTCAAAGATTAAGCAACATCACGGATATCTTAGCTCTCAAAGAAATGTTGAGAAAAGAGTAGACACCGTAAAGGATCGGAAAAACAGTCTCataaatgcaaattttgaacCCGCCAATCCACATATTTGTAGTTCTCCTATAGAAAATAGTGAGATTAGGACTTGAACAACTAAGTCTGCTGATAGGCCCATGTTCAGGTAAATGGGTTAAGAGATAACAGTATGCTGACCATATTTGAGGACACATATATCTTTCATTTGAGTTACTAGGGAAAGTGCAGTGATCAGTATTTTGTAGCCCAAATTAGGCATCTAGGCCTAATTACAGCCAATAGAAACAAGTAACAAGCCCAAGGAGTCAACAATTGTTAGATGGGTGCCTTTTCCTAAATTAAAAAGTGATCCAGTTGCTTTAGCACTGGAATAAACTGGAAGAATCAGCGCGTCAAGAGCACCTCCTGAACAGCACTCAGAATTTGCAAGGCATTGCCTGCAATAATGTAGCAAATGACTTGCTGCTTGTACTCTGCTTACCTGCCGGTCTTTCAGTTTGCATTTCTATCTAATACATCCCATAGAGAAGTGCTTTGTTGGCATGTGCTACTAAATACCTTTCCAAGGATTGTCATGATGCATCACATGAATAACCCTAGGGCTGTATCCCAAGATCATATAGCTAAACAGGTCCCTGCATCTAAAGAATTAATTGTTTCATTAACATCTTGATTTCCAAAACTTTAATTATCTATTCATACGATGCTTTCCCAGCCGGACTCACTTGTCACTCTCTTGGGAAAATCATGTAAATAAATGGTACCATATGACTAAAAGGAAAAGCTTCATCGTTCATCAACTTACTTCACGAACTTTGCATCCTAAAAGATTTTGATTGATAAGGACAACCAAACCTAAAATATGGGCTTTGAACTGAAATAGACAATTCAGACAGGAAAAACTGCTTTCAATGAGAACACGAACTCAATACAATGTTGTAATTGACATTAATAGTAATTTTCCATGAGTGTGCTTCCACCATGGAGAATTGCATTTACTTGCACATGTATGTGTATGATTGTGCATGTAAGCGTGTGCATTATATTTGTAATACCTTTATAACCACGAAGACTGTATGAAATTGCAGACCCAATTGGAGGAAGAATGAAGGATGTGAGAAGGACAGCTCCAGCCGCTGCTACGATTGTTGTTGGATCAGATGAAGACAGTGTCTCCACCGTTGTGGAAGCAATGGGTTTTACCTGCTCAAGAACTTGGCCTGTTTGTTCTGCTGCATCGCCAGCAGTTTCAGCCATGGTCTGCATTCATAATGTCCTTAATTATAGAACTTGCAAAAGATCGAAAGTTAAAGACCTTAAGCTAATATCTGCAATAATCAGCTCCAACAGACTGACATTTTTGCAGAGTATCAACTACGTTGACGCCTAAATTATAACTTGCTTATTCAATTCAATCGTCACATATGAAATTCTATCGACCCCGATTCATTACAACGTCCTGCAAGGCAAtaaattaaacatttcatttatattttggcGCCTGGTGCCATTGCAAATAGATGAAAACTGCCGACATGGAAACAAGTAAAATCTTGCAACTCTACAAACATCTGGTCAGCCTCAAAGATTCACTTAAGCAAACCAGTCCACAAATCAGATCAGTCAGTAATAACACAAGctagaaagaaaaggaatgacCTTGGCCGCACTGAGAACTGGCTCTGGATCAAAACCAGCATCCTGCAAAGCGGAGCCAGCCTGCTTTGCGGCTTCAGAAATGGCAGGTGAAGCTATTCGGATTGCCTCATCACTGGCCTTCTGAATCAAAGGAAGGGCTACATCAACCCCTGGCTTAACAATCTTTAGGAAACCATCGACAAGATCCTTCGACACCGTAATTGCCGTCGAAGCAGTCTCCTGCGCTTGCTCCACTGCATTCTCCACCTAAACAAGACAATTGATCACTCTCAACTTTGCTCATCAGCCCTAATCACCATCATATATCGTTTTCAAAGTACCATTTAGATATTTAGCGTTCCCGGAAAGTATCCGAAGCTTATATTCAATTCTCTATTCTTAAAACGAATTTGGTATGACCACATAAGCAAGTCGGCTACTACACAGAGTAGGTAAAAGAGCTTTTCCAATAAATAGCAACATACTGAACTTCTAGCGAGACAGAGAAGAGTGGGGGTGGAGAAAGTGGAGGAAGGAACCTTGGTGAGGGAAGTTACAATGTCGTCCTTCGTGAGTGCAATAGCATTGGGTACAGAAACAGCGGCAAGAAGAGCGTGAGATGATGCAGAGATGGCAGCTAACTTCGAGAATTTGTTGGACCGGTGGAGAATGGGAGTAGCAGTGTTGATGCTGGGGTGGATGGAGGGAGTGGAGGAGGGCTTGGATGGCTGGAAAGAAGCTATAGTTGGAGGTACTGCTGCTGCGGTTACTGCGCGGAAGGCCATGGCAACCACTGTCTAAGAAGAAGCCCACCACGCAATGACTCGCCAACCTTCCCTCTCCTGCAAATCAACTCAGTCACTCTCTCCCTCGCTCGAATGGTTGAAGGAACGATGGTTTTGATTCGAAATGGGTGGTGGGGAGTGACAGATCGGACTCTCAGATACGAGGGGCGATCTGCTGCGACCACTATATCGATGACACGTGTCATTTGGCGTGGGCCCTTCTCGATAGCAGAAGCTCACGGCGCCTCACCTTTTGGGCTTTCATGATCGAGTAGACGATGGAGGAAAAGTTTCCGCTGGTGTTTGTCTCTCTTGCCTTTGACGAACTTTTCTTGAATTTCGTTCGAgttcttttcattgttttagCTCCATTTTTAGACCAATCGGATATACGCTCACCGTTCAACTAATTACACCCCTTCGTTCCTGCTGATCAAACATCACCTAGGAGTTATTTCGAAGGCATGTTTATTAggtgtttggtaataaaaaCGTTATGTTATTGGAACATATGTCCTTAAAATGCATGCTTCAAAAACATTCATTATTGTTCTGAAAAGCATGATGCAATTAATGTTGTTTCAATTAAACACTGAACATGAACTAGACtacattttctagaaaaaaaaaacaagatattcCTGGAACATGTATTCTGAGAAACATATTCCATGGACacaaaatgtttattttattaaacACCTTCTTAAGATGTCAAACCAAGATTCAACCTACCTAGCCAACATCTAGGCAGACCTTTGAATTTTCTTTGAGTTTATGGAGATGAGGCTGCAGACGCGAATGAAATGTTTATTTGCGTAACGAGCAGAGCCTAGAACGGATTGCCATCTTATGATCCAATGGACAACAAGCCCACGACGACGTAGCAGGACGCTCACCCAGCCAGGCTTTAATTCTTGAAATGGGCTTACACGCATCAATAATGCCAATAATTTGTTCGGTTGTTACCAATTGCAGATGTTTCCGTTCATTGTCGGACCTACAAAAGACGAGGGCTAGAATCGTGTGTGGCTTTAATATGGGAGATACCCATGCATCCGGCCGTACTTAGCTGGCTTACCCATGAATCTGGCCCCATCATAGCAGGCTAGCAGCAGATATGGGACCTACACAACCATGCAAAAGAAGCCTGGCCATACGTTTGACTGTGATATCCGACGCACCAGCACCACGAGAAAGCAGAATGGAACAGCACGATGGTGGAAAGGTAGAGTGATTATCTAATGTTTGCGTGTATTCATAAACCAACTTTCATGATATGCAATGGATAATCATTGTGCATGCTAGGTCGAAGTATTAGTATCAAGATCTCCTGCCTAATGTTACAGatgaaattttgatgaaaactaaCAAGTGAAGGGTTAAAATGTATAATACAAATGCCGACCGTGCTAGCATGAGCTTCTGCTGCCTTCCGCTTGGCAGGGAGCGGCCTCTGACGCGTGAACCAGTGGGGTCACCCACAAGCCCCGATAAATTAAGATGGTCTCTTCCATAGCCGGGCCTATCATGCATGGGACCAGAAGCTAGAGAACCAAATCTTCCCATTCTATTTCTCGTCATGTTAGTTTCCATACTTGCATAATCTAGCTTCAGCTGCACAGCGTTCAGTTTCTCCAACTCAAGTTCTTTGGCATGAATTTCCACAGTCAATTCCTCTGCTTGAGCCTGAAGATTGAAATCATGGAGAGATGTCAGCAGCTAGAAGTACTTAATTATATAAATAACTGCAATAAAAAGTCTTGTATAGAACTGACTTGTTTTGTCGCCAGCTGTTCCAACAGGCTATGAAGTTGCTTCTCTAACAGCTTCTCCCTTTGTGCTGTATAATATAGTCATTAAGGTTAGCTCCTATAGATGGAGAACATGCCAAGGATGAGCAAAAAACGGTCGGGACTTTCCTTGGCAGGTATTGGGAAAGAATTCTAATTCCAACCAGCAACAATGAAACTTCCATTTGATgagaatttgaatatgagtgTCACATTCAGGGGGTAATCAGTAATAAGACCTCTCCAATCAGCAGAGAGGATATAATGTACCTCGATCATGACACTGAACTATGCCAATGGACAAAAG
Coding sequences:
- the LOC116246150 gene encoding calcium sensing receptor, chloroplastic → MAFRAVTAAAVPPTIASFQPSKPSSTPSIHPSINTATPILHRSNKFSKLAAISASSHALLAAVSVPNAIALTKDDIVTSLTKVENAVEQAQETASTAITVSKDLVDGFLKIVKPGVDVALPLIQKASDEAIRIASPAISEAAKQAGSALQDAGFDPEPVLSAAKTMAETAGDAAEQTGQVLEQVKPIASTTVETLSSSDPTTIVAAAGAVLLTSFILPPIGSAISYSLRGYKGDLSPAQALDLVCSQDHLLIDIRSEKDKNKAGIPRLPSSAKNKLISVPLEELPSNIRNIVRNSKKVEAEIAALKISYLKRVNKGSNIVIMDSYSDNSKAVAKLLTGLGFKNCWVLADGFSGSRGWLQSRLGTDSYNLSFAEVLSPSRVIPAAVRNFGTVSLRSQTAGKLLPGGVED